Proteins encoded by one window of Massilia sp. NR 4-1:
- the mltB gene encoding lytic murein transglycosylase B yields MKFSKPRILALTLLAAAVAAAALVPAELLAAQSKKVKKAVKAVAKKTPGIDYTGEFVNFGQWKEVQQFLDEMVAKHGFERKELDAMLQQVRYVDAAVQLVKPAPPGKPKNWHAYSSRFIEPIRINAGVAFWNQHRDTLARAESQYGVPAEIIVGILGVETIYGRDTGRFRVMDVLTTLAFAYPLAPNREARMAFFRGELEATLLHARNTGSDPFALLGSYAGAVGLPQFMPGNIAKYAVDFDGDGKVDLRNSPGDAIGSVAAFLVGHGWQREQAGPLVYTARVSPSRAWEAYVNQGLEAKYRREDLSTAGVVTTSSLPEGMLYGLVDLQNGSDPTEYWVGTPNFYTITQYNRSYFYAMSVVELGRAVSLSRKEL; encoded by the coding sequence ATGAAATTTTCCAAACCCCGTATCCTGGCCCTGACGCTGCTGGCCGCCGCCGTGGCCGCCGCCGCCCTGGTTCCTGCCGAACTGCTGGCCGCGCAAAGCAAGAAAGTCAAAAAAGCCGTCAAGGCCGTGGCCAAAAAGACGCCCGGCATCGATTACACCGGCGAATTCGTGAATTTCGGCCAATGGAAGGAAGTGCAGCAATTCCTCGATGAAATGGTGGCCAAACACGGCTTCGAGCGCAAGGAGCTGGACGCCATGCTGCAGCAAGTGCGCTATGTGGATGCCGCCGTGCAGCTGGTGAAGCCGGCGCCGCCCGGCAAGCCGAAGAACTGGCACGCCTACAGCAGCCGCTTCATCGAACCGATCCGCATCAATGCCGGTGTGGCCTTCTGGAACCAGCACCGCGACACGCTGGCGCGCGCCGAATCGCAGTATGGCGTGCCGGCCGAAATCATCGTCGGCATTCTCGGCGTGGAAACCATTTACGGCCGGGATACCGGCCGCTTCCGCGTGATGGACGTGCTGACCACGCTGGCCTTTGCCTACCCGCTGGCGCCCAACCGCGAAGCGCGCATGGCCTTCTTCCGCGGCGAGCTGGAAGCGACCCTGCTACATGCGCGCAATACCGGCAGCGATCCTTTCGCCCTGCTCGGCTCGTATGCCGGCGCCGTCGGCCTGCCGCAGTTCATGCCCGGCAATATCGCCAAGTACGCCGTCGACTTCGACGGCGACGGCAAGGTCGACCTGCGCAACTCGCCCGGCGACGCCATCGGCAGCGTGGCCGCCTTCCTGGTCGGCCACGGCTGGCAGCGCGAACAGGCCGGCCCGCTGGTCTACACCGCGCGCGTCTCGCCCAGCCGCGCCTGGGAAGCCTATGTGAACCAGGGCCTGGAAGCGAAATACCGGCGCGAAGACTTGTCCACGGCCGGCGTCGTCACCACTTCCTCCTTACCGGAAGGCATGCTGTATGGCTTGGTGGACTTGCAAAACGGCTCCGATCCGACCGAATACTGGGTCGGCACGCCGAACTTCTACACCATCACGCAATACAACCGAAGCTACTTCTATGCCATGTCGGTGGTGGAACTCGGACGGGCCGTCAGCTTGAGCCGAAAAGAGTTGTAA
- the cysM gene encoding cysteine synthase CysM has protein sequence MAYKTIADTIGNTPLVQLVRIPGAEAAARNNIILGKLEGDNPAGSVKDRAAMSMLRRAEERGDIKPGDTLIEATSGNTGIALAMAAAIRGYKMLLLMPENLSEERRQSMAAYGAQIILTPRTGGMEYARDMAEQMQKDGKGIILDQFGNADNPRAHYEGTGPEIWRDTDGRITHFVSAMGTTGTIMGVSQYLKEQNPEVRIVGAQPEEGSQIPGIRKWPEAYMPKIFDKARVDQVEYVTQAAAERMARRLAAEEGIFCGISAAGACEIALRVSQTVENATIVFIVCDRGDRYLSTGVFPA, from the coding sequence ATGGCTTATAAGACAATTGCCGATACGATCGGCAACACCCCGCTGGTGCAGCTGGTACGCATCCCCGGCGCCGAGGCGGCGGCCCGCAACAATATCATCCTGGGTAAACTGGAAGGCGACAATCCGGCCGGTTCGGTCAAGGACCGTGCCGCCATGTCCATGCTGCGCCGGGCCGAAGAACGCGGCGACATCAAACCGGGCGACACCCTGATCGAAGCGACCAGCGGCAATACCGGCATTGCACTGGCGATGGCGGCGGCGATCCGCGGTTACAAGATGCTGCTGCTGATGCCGGAAAACCTGAGCGAGGAACGGCGCCAGAGCATGGCCGCCTACGGCGCGCAAATCATCCTGACGCCGCGCACCGGCGGCATGGAGTATGCGCGCGACATGGCCGAGCAGATGCAGAAGGACGGCAAGGGCATCATCCTCGACCAGTTCGGCAACGCCGACAATCCGCGCGCCCACTACGAAGGCACGGGGCCGGAAATCTGGCGCGACACGGACGGCCGCATCACGCACTTCGTCAGCGCGATGGGCACCACCGGCACCATCATGGGCGTGTCGCAGTATCTGAAGGAGCAGAATCCGGAGGTGCGCATCGTTGGCGCCCAGCCGGAAGAGGGATCGCAGATTCCCGGCATCCGCAAATGGCCGGAAGCCTATATGCCGAAAATTTTCGACAAGGCGCGCGTCGATCAGGTGGAGTATGTGACACAGGCCGCGGCGGAACGCATGGCGCGCCGTCTGGCAGCGGAGGAGGGCATCTTCTGCGGCATCTCGGCAGCCGGCGCCTGTGAAATTGCACTGCGTGTGTCGCAGACCGTGGAGAACGCAACCATCGTGTTCATCGTCTGCGATCGCGGCGACCGCTATTTATCCACGGGCGTGTTCCCGGCATAA
- a CDS encoding GNAT family N-acetyltransferase — MPAIRAAEAADLPAFFDYLDAHLAGNGRAGAPLFQPMARGSAFPDGKRASFAQGLATALDQPGWRRLWLAEGGSGILGHIDLRARPEGAARHRCLLGMGVHAQARRCGLGMALLDVALAWAGESARLEWVDLEVLGGNGPARALYRKRGFVQTGEMPDLFRIDGERLAYIYMSLALSAER; from the coding sequence ATGCCCGCCATCCGCGCCGCCGAAGCCGCCGACCTGCCTGCCTTTTTCGACTATCTCGACGCCCATCTGGCCGGCAATGGCCGCGCCGGCGCGCCGCTGTTCCAGCCCATGGCGCGCGGCAGTGCTTTCCCGGACGGGAAGCGCGCGAGCTTTGCGCAAGGCCTGGCGACAGCGCTCGACCAGCCGGGCTGGCGCCGCCTCTGGCTGGCCGAAGGCGGGAGCGGCATTCTCGGCCACATCGATCTGCGCGCGCGGCCGGAGGGCGCAGCGCGCCACCGCTGCCTGCTGGGCATGGGTGTGCATGCGCAGGCGCGCCGCTGCGGCCTGGGCATGGCCCTGCTCGATGTGGCGCTTGCCTGGGCGGGCGAGAGCGCGCGGCTGGAATGGGTCGACCTGGAAGTACTGGGCGGGAATGGGCCGGCGCGTGCCCTTTACCGCAAGCGCGGCTTTGTGCAGACGGGCGAAATGCCCGACCTGTTCCGCATCGACGGCGAGCGCCTGGCGTATATCTATATGAGTTTGGCTTTGTCCGCCGAGCGATAG
- a CDS encoding FAD-dependent oxidoreductase — protein sequence MANMQLTPQEFVPEANRDEPVSPSLQNLESRRHQSNPVLTPQELKRLQRFGTVRAYANGVRILEAGHTTYGMLVTLSGIVAINRYDGLGNSALLVEHGPGEFTAEVAQLAGRPSLVNAHAVGAVEVLVIPPENLRALVIAEAELGERIVRALILRRVGLIELNSGGPLLVAPAGHPSLHTLQSFLTSNGHPHSLLDSNVDQQAAALVEYYQPKAEDWPLVVCPDGTVKKNPSNAEMGRCLGMLPELDEEKVWDVIVVGAGPSGLATAVYAGSEGLSVLALEHHAFGGQAAASARIENYLGFPTGISGGALAGRAFVQAQKFGVEVAIPAPAARLLCDQYPLRIELADGKRVQARSVVLSCGARYRRPALHNVAQFEGKGVFFWASRIEANLCKSSEVVLVGGGNSAGQAAVFLSAHAAKVHMVIRGDGLKATMSTYLIDRIKATPNIELHTHTEITALEGDEEGLRQVSFRCNDTGQEFHHEVCHLFLFIGADPNTAWLHDCGVEVDEQGFIRTGFDVNKGECRAKLEQGARPPEKPQRAALETSVPGVFAIGDVRAGSTKRVAAAVGEGAAVVSQIHAFLAALPINT from the coding sequence ATGGCCAATATGCAGCTGACCCCACAGGAATTTGTACCCGAAGCGAACCGCGACGAACCGGTCTCGCCCAGCCTGCAAAATCTGGAATCGCGCCGCCACCAATCCAATCCCGTGCTCACGCCGCAGGAGCTGAAACGCCTGCAGCGCTTCGGCACCGTGCGCGCCTATGCCAACGGCGTGCGCATCCTGGAAGCGGGCCACACCACCTACGGCATGCTGGTGACGCTGTCCGGCATCGTGGCGATCAACCGCTACGATGGACTGGGCAATTCGGCCCTGCTGGTGGAGCATGGTCCGGGCGAATTCACCGCCGAGGTGGCCCAGCTGGCGGGCCGTCCTTCGCTGGTCAATGCGCACGCCGTCGGCGCAGTGGAAGTGCTGGTGATTCCGCCCGAGAATCTGCGCGCCCTGGTGATCGCCGAGGCCGAGCTGGGTGAGCGCATCGTGCGCGCCCTGATCCTGCGCCGCGTCGGCCTGATCGAACTGAATTCGGGCGGGCCGCTGCTGGTGGCGCCGGCCGGCCATCCCTCGCTGCATACGCTGCAAAGCTTCTTGACCAGTAACGGCCATCCGCACTCCCTGCTCGACTCGAACGTGGACCAGCAGGCCGCCGCGCTGGTCGAGTACTACCAGCCCAAGGCCGAGGACTGGCCGCTGGTGGTATGCCCGGACGGCACGGTCAAAAAGAATCCCAGCAATGCCGAGATGGGCCGCTGCCTCGGCATGCTGCCCGAGCTGGATGAGGAAAAAGTGTGGGATGTGATCGTGGTCGGCGCCGGTCCTTCCGGCCTGGCGACGGCCGTGTATGCCGGCTCGGAAGGCTTGTCGGTGCTCGCATTGGAACACCATGCCTTCGGCGGACAGGCCGCCGCCAGCGCCCGCATCGAAAATTACCTGGGCTTCCCCACCGGGATTTCCGGCGGCGCCCTGGCCGGCCGCGCCTTCGTGCAGGCGCAGAAATTCGGCGTCGAAGTCGCGATTCCCGCGCCGGCCGCGCGCCTGCTGTGCGACCAGTATCCGCTGCGCATCGAGCTGGCCGACGGCAAGCGGGTGCAGGCGCGCAGCGTGGTGCTGTCCTGCGGCGCGCGCTACCGCCGCCCTGCCCTGCACAATGTGGCGCAGTTCGAAGGCAAGGGCGTGTTCTTCTGGGCTTCGCGCATCGAAGCGAATCTGTGCAAGTCCTCGGAAGTGGTACTGGTCGGCGGCGGCAACTCGGCCGGACAGGCGGCCGTCTTCCTCTCCGCCCATGCCGCCAAAGTGCATATGGTGATCCGCGGCGATGGCCTGAAAGCCACCATGTCGACCTACCTGATCGACCGCATCAAGGCCACGCCGAATATCGAACTGCACACGCACACCGAAATCACGGCGCTGGAAGGCGATGAGGAAGGCTTGCGCCAGGTCAGCTTCCGCTGCAACGACACGGGCCAGGAATTCCACCACGAGGTCTGCCACCTCTTCCTCTTCATCGGCGCCGATCCGAACACCGCCTGGCTGCACGACTGCGGCGTCGAGGTGGATGAGCAAGGCTTCATCCGCACCGGCTTCGACGTGAACAAAGGTGAATGCCGCGCCAAGCTCGAACAAGGCGCCCGTCCGCCCGAGAAGCCGCAGCGCGCCGCGCTCGAAACCAGCGTCCCCGGCGTGTTCGCCATCGGCGACGTGCGCGCCGGCTCCACCAAGCGCGTCGCCGCGGCGGTCGGCGAAGGCGCGGCGGTGGTCTCGCAGATCCACGCCTTCCTCGCCGCCCTGCCCATCAATACCTGA
- a CDS encoding helix-hairpin-helix domain-containing protein encodes MFKKLMLAVATLIATMGFAFAQVDVNKADQAALDSVKGLGPAKTKAILDERNKNGEFKDWADLEKRVKGIGAKSAAKLSEAGLQVNGKALDGAAAKPAADKADKAAKADKAGKAEAKAEAKAEKADKAAKPADMKAADAGKAADAKKEPAKK; translated from the coding sequence ATGTTCAAGAAACTCATGCTGGCAGTTGCAACCCTGATTGCAACGATGGGCTTTGCGTTCGCCCAGGTCGATGTCAACAAAGCCGACCAGGCCGCGCTGGACAGCGTGAAGGGTCTGGGCCCGGCCAAAACCAAGGCCATCCTGGATGAGCGCAATAAGAACGGCGAATTCAAGGATTGGGCCGATCTGGAAAAACGCGTGAAAGGCATTGGCGCCAAGAGCGCTGCGAAACTGTCCGAAGCCGGCCTGCAAGTGAACGGCAAAGCGCTGGACGGCGCCGCCGCCAAACCGGCCGCCGACAAAGCCGACAAAGCCGCCAAGGCTGACAAGGCCGGCAAAGCCGAAGCCAAGGCTGAGGCAAAGGCTGAAAAAGCCGACAAGGCCGCCAAACCAGCCGACATGAAAGCCGCCGATGCCGGCAAGGCCGCCGACGCGAAAAAAGAGCCCGCCAAGAAGTAA